One Oryzomonas sagensis genomic region harbors:
- the resB gene encoding cytochrome c biogenesis protein ResB: MATTNRSFAQALWDFFCSLKLTISLLISLALTSVIGTILPQGKLPPEYVASISPVKLQIYSKLGFFDMYHSWWFILLLYVFSVNLICCSIKRLPHVFKFISEPNLVLGESQRTGFSQKQDLKITASLDKGREALAEFLGKEFSVPVVTEHDGEYHLFAQKNAWCRLGVYVVHLSILVIFVGAILGSLFGYKGFAAIVEGTGISSIQANNGAEIPLGFEVRCEKFNVTFYDSGAPKEFKSILTVLENGQPVKGLTNVRVVVNEPLSYKGFTFYQSSYGQATESSDHTFSVQARSGGFSDRLTLREGQATVLKDGTTFKLLETTADIRQFMPNFSGPAARIEVTPKGGVPQTYIVFKDFPDANAQRGDALQVVYEGSNAKMYTGLQVAKDPGVWVVWLGCTLMVCGLFIAFFMSHKRVWIVVSKGYARMYGNASKNQAAFQMQFEELSDKFKNLKI; encoded by the coding sequence TTGGCAACCACCAACCGCAGCTTCGCTCAGGCACTTTGGGATTTTTTCTGTTCACTCAAACTCACCATCTCTCTGCTGATCTCCCTGGCCCTGACCTCCGTCATCGGCACGATCCTGCCCCAGGGTAAGCTGCCGCCGGAGTACGTGGCCTCGATCAGCCCCGTAAAACTCCAAATCTATTCCAAGCTCGGCTTTTTCGACATGTACCACAGCTGGTGGTTCATTCTGCTGCTGTACGTCTTCAGCGTCAACCTGATCTGCTGTTCCATCAAACGCCTGCCGCACGTCTTCAAATTCATCAGCGAACCGAACCTGGTACTGGGCGAAAGTCAGCGCACCGGCTTTTCCCAGAAGCAGGATCTCAAGATTACGGCGTCGCTCGACAAGGGGCGCGAGGCCCTGGCGGAGTTTCTCGGCAAGGAGTTCAGCGTTCCGGTCGTGACGGAGCACGACGGTGAATACCATCTCTTTGCCCAGAAGAACGCCTGGTGCCGCCTGGGTGTGTATGTCGTCCACCTGAGCATCCTCGTCATCTTCGTCGGCGCCATCCTCGGATCGCTGTTCGGATATAAAGGGTTTGCCGCCATCGTCGAGGGCACCGGGATATCGAGCATCCAGGCCAACAACGGCGCCGAGATCCCCCTGGGGTTTGAAGTCCGCTGCGAGAAGTTCAACGTCACCTTCTACGACTCCGGCGCGCCCAAGGAGTTCAAGAGCATCCTGACGGTCCTGGAAAACGGCCAACCGGTCAAGGGGCTCACCAATGTCCGGGTCGTGGTGAACGAGCCGCTCTCCTACAAGGGGTTCACCTTTTACCAGTCCAGTTACGGCCAGGCCACCGAGAGCAGCGACCACACCTTCTCGGTGCAGGCGCGCTCGGGCGGTTTTAGCGACCGCCTCACCCTGCGGGAAGGGCAGGCGACCGTCCTGAAAGACGGCACCACCTTCAAGCTGCTGGAGACGACCGCGGATATCCGCCAGTTCATGCCCAATTTCTCCGGGCCGGCCGCCAGGATCGAGGTGACTCCGAAGGGCGGGGTTCCCCAGACCTATATCGTGTTCAAGGACTTCCCCGATGCCAATGCCCAGCGGGGCGACGCGTTGCAGGTCGTGTACGAGGGCTCCAACGCCAAGATGTACACCGGCCTCCAGGTGGCCAAGGACCCGGGCGTCTGGGTAGTCTGGCTGGGATGCACCCTGATGGTGTGCGGCCTGTTCATCGCCTTCTTCATGTCTCACAAACGGGTCTGGATCGTCGTCTCCAAGGGCTATGCCCGCATGTACGGCAATGCCAGCAAGAACCAGGCTGCATTCCAGATGCAGTTCGAAGAGCTGTCCGACAAGTTTAAAAACCTGAAAATCTAG
- the ccsB gene encoding c-type cytochrome biogenesis protein CcsB: MTSSLLFNVTTLAYMASMVVFFAFLASKNKAIGLTGSLLAYAGFAIQTLAIALRWKESYDMGYGHAPLSNLYESVVFFSWTIILIYMFIELKYKYRIVGAFVVPFALLGMAWAQLGMHSGIEPLVPALQSNWLLYHVVTCFLGYAAFAVACGISIMYLVKARSEEAGGGAAGGLMGMFPPIRVLDDLNYRAIMIGFPLLTLGIITGAAWANYAWGTYWSWDPKETWSLIVWFVYAAFLHARFTRGWVGKRAAWLSIIGFAATIFCYLGVNLFLSGLHSYGSSKM; encoded by the coding sequence ATGACAAGTTCACTGCTCTTCAACGTGACAACGCTCGCCTACATGGCGTCCATGGTTGTCTTCTTCGCATTCCTCGCCAGCAAGAACAAGGCCATCGGCCTGACCGGCAGCCTGTTGGCCTATGCCGGCTTCGCCATCCAGACCCTGGCCATCGCCCTGCGTTGGAAAGAGTCCTACGACATGGGGTACGGCCATGCGCCGCTCTCCAACCTGTACGAATCGGTGGTCTTCTTCTCCTGGACCATCATCCTCATCTACATGTTCATCGAGTTGAAGTACAAATACCGCATCGTCGGCGCCTTCGTGGTCCCTTTTGCCCTGTTGGGCATGGCCTGGGCCCAGCTCGGCATGCACAGCGGCATCGAGCCGCTCGTCCCGGCGCTTCAGAGCAACTGGCTCCTGTACCACGTCGTCACCTGTTTCTTAGGCTATGCGGCCTTCGCCGTGGCCTGCGGCATCTCCATCATGTACCTGGTCAAGGCCAGGAGTGAAGAAGCGGGGGGCGGCGCAGCCGGCGGCCTCATGGGCATGTTTCCGCCGATCCGGGTGCTGGACGACCTGAACTACCGGGCGATCATGATCGGCTTTCCGCTCCTGACCCTGGGCATCATCACCGGTGCGGCCTGGGCCAACTACGCCTGGGGCACCTACTGGAGCTGGGACCCCAAGGAAACCTGGTCCCTGATCGTCTGGTTCGTGTACGCCGCGTTCCTCCACGCCCGCTTTACCCGGGGCTGGGTCGGCAAGCGTGCGGCCTGGCTCTCCATCATCGGGTTTGCCGCCACCATCTTCTGCTACCTGGGGGTCAACCTGTTCCTGTCCGGGCTGCACAGCTACGGCAGCTCAAAGATGTAG